In the Limanda limanda chromosome 10, fLimLim1.1, whole genome shotgun sequence genome, one interval contains:
- the fgf1a gene encoding putative fibroblast growth factor 1 produces the protein MADGELFALQDPQALEAGPRDHRRLTRLYCMNGGHHLQILPDGTVQGQREDGDAHTVLKIRSVDRGVVVIQGTEAGRYLAMNDEGRLYSSPTVSDESYFLEKLEENHYNTYQPQKQQERNWYVALKKNGKPKLGPRTHIGQKAVFFLPRQLDGSGE, from the exons ATGGCGGATGGAGAATTGTTCGCATTGCAGGATCCCCAGGCTTTGGAGGCGGGACCGCGGGACCACAGGAGGCTGACCCGACTTTACTGCATGAACGGCGGCCACCACCTGCAGATCCTGCCCGATGGGACGGTGCAGGGccagagggaggatggagacgCTCACA CTGTTTTAAAGATCCGGTCCGTGGACAGAGGTGTGGTGGTCATCCAGGGGACAGAAGCTGGGCGATATCTGGCAATGAACGATGAGGGACGTCTGTACAGTTCA CCCACAGTCTCTGATGAGTCGTACTTCCTGGAGAAACTGGAGGAGAATCACTACAACACATATCAGCCTCAGAAGCAACAGGAGAGGAACTGGTACGTGGCCCTGAAGAAGAACGGAAAACCTAAACTGGGTCCAAGAACTCACATCGGGCAGAAGGCCGTCTTCTTTCTGCCCCGCCAGCTGGACGGCTCTGGGGAGTAG
- the LOC133011671 gene encoding NEDD4 family-interacting protein 1-like: protein MAEQNSNVRYQELVNQEEPPQEGPTQDAPPPYSSATAANAAFFEYKEDGGRFPNPPSYSVATTLPSYDEAERSKVETAVPLVPGRVTEDDFVARDDFEDADQLRIGNDGIFMLTFFMAFLFNWIGFFLSFCLTTSAAGRYGAISGFGLSLIKWVLIVRFSTYFPGYFDGQYWLWWVFLALGFMLFVRGFVNYSRVRKLADPAYATLPRTRVLFIY from the exons ATGGCGGAACAAAACAGCAACGTCCGGTATCAGGAG CTGGTGAACCAGGAGGAGCCCCCCCAGGAGGGTCCGACCCAGGACGCACCCCCGCCCTACAGCAGTGCTACTGCAGCCAATGCAG CTTTCTTTGAATAcaaggaagatggaggaagattTCCCAACCCTCCGTCGTACAGTGTTGCCACCACCCTTCCCTCGTACGACGAAGCTGAGAGAAGCAAAGTGGAGACCGCCGTCCCCCTGGTCCCTGGAAGAGTCACC GAGGACGACTTCGTGGCCAGAGATGACTTTGAAGATGCTGATCAGCTGCGAATAGGAAATGACGGCATCTTCATGCTCACGTTCTTCA TGGCTTTCCTCTTCAACTGGATTGGCTTCTTCCTGTCGTTCTGTTTGACCACGTCAGCCGCTGGTCGATACGGCGCCATCTCCGGATTCGGCCTGTCCCTCATCAAATGGGTTCTTATTGTCAGG TTTTCTACCTACTTCCCTGGTTACTTTGACGGACAGTACTGGTTGTGGTGGGTGTTCCTGGCACTGG GCTTCATGCTCTTTGTCAGAGGCTTCGTGAACTACTCCAGAGTGAGGAAATTAGCGGACCCCGCCTATGCCACTCTTCCCCGAACAAGGGTACTCTTCATCTATTAG
- the gnpda1 gene encoding glucosamine-6-phosphate isomerase 1 — translation MKLIILNDYDQASEWAAKYIRNKIVHFRPGPDRYFTLGLPTGSTPLGCYKKLIEFYKNGEVSFQYVKTFNMDEYVGLPRDHPESYHSFMWNNFFKHIDIKAENTHILDGNAADLQVECEAFEKKITAAGGIELFVGGIGPDGHIAFNEPGSSLVSRTRVKTLAKDTIIANARFFDGDLSKVPTMALTVGVGTVMDAKEVMILITGAHKAFALYKAIEDGVNHMWTVSAFQQHPQTVFVCDEDATLELRVKTVKYFKGMMYVHNKLVEPPILDGKKN, via the exons CAGACCTGGCCCGGACAGATACTTCACCCTGGGGCTGCCCACAG GAAGCACGCCTTTGGGTTGTTACAAGAAGCTGATCGAGTTCTATAAAAACGGAGAAGTCTCATTCCAGTATGTTAAGACTTTCAACATGGACGAATACGTAG GACTTCCCAGAGATCACCCCGAGAGCTACCACTCCTTCATGTGGAATAACTTCTTCAAGCACATAGACATAAAAGCAGAGAACACGCACATCCTGGATGGCAATGCTGCCGACCTGCAAGTAGAGTGTGAGGCCTTCGAGAAAAAGATAACAGCCGCCGGGGGGATCGAGCTCTTTGTTGGAG GTATTGGCCCCGATGGCCACATCGCCTTTAATGAGCCTGGATCAAGCTTGGTGTCCAGGACCAGGGTGAAGACTCTGGCAAAGGACACTATCATAGCTAACGCCAGATTCTTCGACGGGGATCTCTCGAAGGTGCCCACCATGGCTCTGACTGTGGGAGTGGGCACTGTCATGGACGCAAAAGAG gTCATGATTCTCATCACCGGAGCACACAAGGCATTTGCTTTATACAAGGCAATAGAGGATGGCGTGAATCACATGTGGACAGTGTCCGCATTCCAGCAGCACCCGCAGACTGTTTTTGTATGTGATGAAGATGCCACCCTGGAGCTGAGGGTCAAAACTGTAAAGTACTTCAAAG GGATGATGTATGTGCACAATAAACTGGTGGAGCCACCAATCCTGGACGGAAAGAAGAACTGA